The Glycine soja cultivar W05 chromosome 6, ASM419377v2, whole genome shotgun sequence genome has a window encoding:
- the LOC114416574 gene encoding formin-like protein 20 isoform X3: MALFRRFFYWKPPDHLLEISDRLYVFDCCFSKNVLEEEEYKAYIGGIVAQLQDHYPDASFMVLNFRQGDKRSRISDIMSQYEMTVMEYPQKYESCPLLPLEMIHHFLRSSESWLSLEGQQNVLLMHCERGGWPVLAFMLAGLLLYRKQYSGEHKTLEMVYKQAPRELLHLLSPLNSQPSHLRYLQYISRRHLGSMWPPPDTPLYLDCLILRVLPLFDGGKGCRPVVRVYGPDPSKPANRGSKLLFSTSRTQNLVRHYQQEECMLVKIDIHCRVQGDVVLECIHLSEDLVREEMMFRVMFHTAFVRSNILMLSRDEIDILWDAKDQFPKDFRFEVLFLDADAVIPNLTTFNASEYANDTECASPEAEEFYEAEEIFSNIIDAQEGKGDYDSPMVLDDGSHKELWKEYSDPHTFQDFMLDDGIHQQVDDVKYKLDERVVSDTHALKDIGVDYGVTFMTKEVSVDAHDELSGMQNKCDEDNNEKKQLPSSSKPVGDTVVPKQKTKEQEPHGFQAKQAKPNATTRWIPSNKGSYQDSMHVSYPPSRNNNSPANLSNVTSAKEKITDAKGKSISGSYVSEVIVSMDMRNDLKSCIGDNSKSSDSIAEIDSNSPLPSLLSVKETSLQSATQTPQQSYNQMLQLHPPPPPPPPFFGQNRGSFITPTQWTSVYSSIAIVGQNNGALAPPPSAPSIASGAITSKVSELIDAVSVPHPPPSLPPPPPPPPPMLSTIGAPLPPSSLPPTSFKAPPPHPPSPPLSKSTPLPSPPLSTAPPPPPLPASSGAPPPPPPPSLSRAPPPPPPPTHRPPPSMHGGTPPPPPPSGRGPPPTGYRAPAAPAPFGPLGGAPSPSPLGTDPRGRGRGLTRPTGAGAMAARRSSLKPLHWSKVTRALQGSLWDELQRRGDPQITQEFDVSEIEKLFSANVPKPADSDGKSGGRRKSVGSKTDKIHLIDLRRANNTEIMLTKVKMPLPDIMAAVLAMDDSVLDVDQVENLIKFCPTKEEIELLKGYTGDKENLGKCEKYFLEVMKVPRVESKFRVFSFKIQFRTQITEFKKSLNTVNSACEEVRNSFKLKEIMKKILYLGNTLNQGTARGSAVGFKLDSLLKLTETRASNSKMTLMHFLCKVLAERFPGLLDFHHDLVSLEAATKIQLKSLAEEMQAIIRGLEKVKQELAASKNDGPVSDIFRKCCYWLLVSY; the protein is encoded by the exons ATGGCTCTCTTCCGAAGGTTCTTTTACTGGAAACCGCCGGATCACCTCCTCGAGATCTCCGATAGACTCTATG TTTTTGATTGCTGCTTCTCCAAGAATGTGTTGGAGGAAGAGGAGTACAAGGCTTATATTGGGGGCATTGTGGCTCAACTACAGGATCACTATCCGGATGCTTCTTTCATGGTGCTCAATTTCAGACAAGGAGATAAGCGCAGTCGAATTTCAGACATTATGTCTCAGTATGAGATGACAGTTATGGAGTACCCTCAGAAATACGAGAGTTGTCCACTTCTTCCTTTAGAGATGATTCACCATTTCCTTCGGTCAAGCGAGAGCTGGCTGTCTCTGGAGGGGCAACAAAATGTGCTTTTGATGCACTGTGAAAGGGGTGGTTGGCCTGTGCTCGCATTTATGCTAGCTGGTCTTCTATTGTACAGGAAACAGTACAGTGGGGAGCACAAGACTCTTGAAATGGTGTACAAGCAAGCACCTAGAGAACTTCTCCACCTTTTATCTCCTTTAAATTCGCAACCTTCTCATTTGAGATATCTTCAGTACATTTCCAGGAGGCATTTGGGTTCTATGTGGCCTCCTCCAGATACACCCTTATATTTGGATTGCCTCATTCTTAGAGTCCTTCCATTGTTTGATGGTGGAAAAGGTTGCAGGCCAGTTGTGCGTGTCTATGGTCCAGACCCTTCAAAACCTGCCAACAGAGGTTCTAAGCTTCTTTTCTCGACCTCAAGGACCCAAAATCTTGTTCGCCACTACCAGCAG GAAGAATGTATGCTTGTGAAAATTGACATCCATTGTCGTGTTCAAGGAGATGTGGTTCTTGAGTGCATACATTTAAGTGAAGATCTTGTTCGTGAGGAGATGATGTTTAGAGTCATGTTTCATACTGCATTTGTACGGTCAAATATATTGATGCTGAGCCGTGATGAAATTGATATTCTGTGGGATGCAAAGGATCAGTTCCCTAAGGACTTCAGATTTGAG GTGCTTTTTTTGGATGCTGATGCTGTTATACCTAATCTAACCACATTCAATGCGAGTGAATATGCAAATGACACTGAATGTGCTTCACCTGAGGCTGAGGAATTCTATGAAGCGGAAGAGATCTTCAGCAATATAATTGATGCTCAAGAAGGTAAGGGGGATTACGATTCTCCAATGGTTCTTGATGATGGAAGTCATAAAGAGCTCTGGAAAGAGTATTCAGATCCTCATACTTTTCAGGATTTCATGTTAGATGATGGGATTCACCAACAGGTTGATGATGTGAAGTACAAGCTTGACGAGAGGGTGGTTTCAGATACTCATGCTTTGAAAGATATTGGCGTGGATTATGGAGTCACTTTTATGACAAAGGAAGTCAGTGTGGATGCGCATGATGAGTTGTCAGGTATGCAGAACAAGTGTGATGAAGATaacaatgaaaagaaacaaCTTCCTTCAAGCTCAAAGCCAGTGGGAGATACAGTTGTACCAAAGCAAAAAACTAAAGAACAAGAACCACATGGTTTTCAGGCAAAACAAGCAAAACCCAATGCAACAACTAGGTGGATTCCTTCTAATAAGGGTTCTTATCAAGATTCAATGCACGTCTCATATCCACCATCAAGAAATAATAATTCACCAGCTAACCTTTCAAATGTTACCTCAGCAAAGGAGAAGATTACTGATGCCAAAGGAAAATCTATTTCTGGTTCTTATGTCTCTGAAGTAATTGTTTCTATGGACATGAGAAATGACCTGAAAAGCTGTATAGGGgataattcaaaatcttcagACAGCATAGCTGAAATAGACTCAAACTCTCCACTACCATCATTACTGTCAGTCAAAGAGACATCTCTTCAATCAGCTACTCAAACACCACAACAGAGCTACAATCAAATGTTACAACTTCATCCtccacctcctcctccacctcCATTTTTTGGGCAGAATAGAGGGAGCTTCATAACTCCTACCCAATGGACATCTGTTTATTCATCCATTGCCATTGTTGGACAAAATAATGGTGCTTTAGCTCCTCCTCCCTCAGCTCCTTCCATTGCAAGTGGTGCAATTACATCAAAAGTTTCTGAATTAATTGATGCAGTTTCCGTTCCCCATCCTCCACCAtcactaccaccaccaccacctcctcctcctcctatgTTGTCTACAATTGGAGCTCCACTGCCTCCTTCCTCATTACCTCCAACATCATTTAAAGCTCCACCGCCACATCCACCTTCACCTCCTTTAAGTAAATCTACACCACTGCCTTCTCCTCCTTTAAGTActgctccaccaccaccacctcttcCTGCATCAAGTGGAGCCCCACCTCCACCGCCACCTCCTTCATTGTCTAGAGCCCCACCTCCCCCGCCTCCACCAACTCATAGACCACCACCTTCAATGCATGGAGGCACacctcctccaccacctccaAGTGGTCGAGGCCCACCTCCTACTGGATATCGGGCCCCTGCCGCTCctgctccttttggacctctaGGTGGGGCTCCTTCTCCGTCGCCACTTGGAACTGATCCAAGAGGGAGAGGGCGTGGACTTACACGTCCTACGGGAGCTGGTGCTATGGCAGCTCGGCGGTCCTCCTTAAAGCCTCTGCATTGGAGTAAGGTAACAAGGGCATTGCAAGGAAGTTTATGGGATGAATTACAAAGACGTGGAGACCCTCAAAT AACACAAGAGTTTGACGTTTCAGAGATAGAAAAGCTTTTTTCTGCAAATGTTCCAAAACCTGCTGATTCAGATGGTAAATCTGGTGGGCGACGTAAATCTGTTGGATCCAAAACTGACAAAATCCACTTG ATTGACCTAAGGAGGGCCAATAATACTGAAATTATGCTCACAAAGGTTAAGATGCCACTTCCTGATATTATG GCTGCAGTACTGGCTATGGATGATTCAGTGTTAGATGTTGATCAGGTGGAAAATCTCATTAAATTTTGTCCTACCAAAGAGGAAATAGAGCTTTTAAAG GGATACACCGGTGATAAGGAGAATTTGGGGAAGTGTGAAAAG TATTTTTTGGAGGTGATGAAAGTGCCAAGAGTGGAGTCAAAATTCAGAGTTTTCTCTTTCAAGATTCAGTTTAGGACTCAG ATTACAGAGTTTAAGAAGAGCTTAAACACAGTGAACTCTGCCTGTGAAGAG GTCCGAAACTCATTCAAACTGAAGGAGATTATGAAGAAAATTCTTTATTTGGGTAATACATTGAATCAAGGAACAGCAAGGG GATCTGCTGTTGGATTCAAGTTAGATAGTCTTCTAAAACTAACTGAAACTCGTGCTTCAAACAGTAAAATGACACTCATGCATTTTCTTTGCAAG GTCTTAGCTGAAAGGTTTCCCGGACTCCTTGATTTTCACCATGACCTTGTTAGCCTGGAAGCAGCCACTAAG ATACAATTGAAATCATTAGCAGAAGAAATGCAGGCAATCATCAGGGGATTAGAAAAGGTTAAACAGGAGCTTGCTGCATCTAAAAATGATGGCCCTGTGTCTGACATTTTTCGTAAG TGTTGCTATTGGCTTTTAGTAAGTTATTGA
- the LOC114416574 gene encoding formin-like protein 20 isoform X2 yields the protein MVLNFRQGDKRSRISDIMSQYEMTVMEYPQKYESCPLLPLEMIHHFLRSSESWLSLEGQQNVLLMHCERGGWPVLAFMLAGLLLYRKQYSGEHKTLEMVYKQAPRELLHLLSPLNSQPSHLRYLQYISRRHLGSMWPPPDTPLYLDCLILRVLPLFDGGKGCRPVVRVYGPDPSKPANRGSKLLFSTSRTQNLVRHYQQEECMLVKIDIHCRVQGDVVLECIHLSEDLVREEMMFRVMFHTAFVRSNILMLSRDEIDILWDAKDQFPKDFRFEVLFLDADAVIPNLTTFNASEYANDTECASPEAEEFYEAEEIFSNIIDAQEGKGDYDSPMVLDDGSHKELWKEYSDPHTFQDFMLDDGIHQQVDDVKYKLDERVVSDTHALKDIGVDYGVTFMTKEVSVDAHDELSGMQNKCDEDNNEKKQLPSSSKPVGDTVVPKQKTKEQEPHGFQAKQAKPNATTRWIPSNKGSYQDSMHVSYPPSRNNNSPANLSNVTSAKEKITDAKGKSISGSYVSEVIVSMDMRNDLKSCIGDNSKSSDSIAEIDSNSPLPSLLSVKETSLQSATQTPQQSYNQMLQLHPPPPPPPPFFGQNRGSFITPTQWTSVYSSIAIVGQNNGALAPPPSAPSIASGAITSKVSELIDAVSVPHPPPSLPPPPPPPPPMLSTIGAPLPPSSLPPTSFKAPPPHPPSPPLSKSTPLPSPPLSTAPPPPPLPASSGAPPPPPPPSLSRAPPPPPPPTHRPPPSMHGGTPPPPPPSGRGPPPTGYRAPAAPAPFGPLGGAPSPSPLGTDPRGRGRGLTRPTGAGAMAARRSSLKPLHWSKVTRALQGSLWDELQRRGDPQITQEFDVSEIEKLFSANVPKPADSDGKSGGRRKSVGSKTDKIHLIDLRRANNTEIMLTKVKMPLPDIMAAVLAMDDSVLDVDQVENLIKFCPTKEEIELLKGYTGDKENLGKCEKYFLEVMKVPRVESKFRVFSFKIQFRTQITEFKKSLNTVNSACEEVRNSFKLKEIMKKILYLGNTLNQGTARGSAVGFKLDSLLKLTETRASNSKMTLMHFLCKVLAERFPGLLDFHHDLVSLEAATKIQLKSLAEEMQAIIRGLEKVKQELAASKNDGPVSDIFRKTLKEFIAVAESEVVSVTNLYSVVGRNADALALYFGEDPARCPFEQVTVTLLNFTRLFLKAHEENSKQAELEKKKAEKEAEMEKAKGINLIRKSGKYEGEESGERG from the exons ATGGTGCTCAATTTCAGACAAGGAGATAAGCGCAGTCGAATTTCAGACATTATGTCTCAGTATGAGATGACAGTTATGGAGTACCCTCAGAAATACGAGAGTTGTCCACTTCTTCCTTTAGAGATGATTCACCATTTCCTTCGGTCAAGCGAGAGCTGGCTGTCTCTGGAGGGGCAACAAAATGTGCTTTTGATGCACTGTGAAAGGGGTGGTTGGCCTGTGCTCGCATTTATGCTAGCTGGTCTTCTATTGTACAGGAAACAGTACAGTGGGGAGCACAAGACTCTTGAAATGGTGTACAAGCAAGCACCTAGAGAACTTCTCCACCTTTTATCTCCTTTAAATTCGCAACCTTCTCATTTGAGATATCTTCAGTACATTTCCAGGAGGCATTTGGGTTCTATGTGGCCTCCTCCAGATACACCCTTATATTTGGATTGCCTCATTCTTAGAGTCCTTCCATTGTTTGATGGTGGAAAAGGTTGCAGGCCAGTTGTGCGTGTCTATGGTCCAGACCCTTCAAAACCTGCCAACAGAGGTTCTAAGCTTCTTTTCTCGACCTCAAGGACCCAAAATCTTGTTCGCCACTACCAGCAG GAAGAATGTATGCTTGTGAAAATTGACATCCATTGTCGTGTTCAAGGAGATGTGGTTCTTGAGTGCATACATTTAAGTGAAGATCTTGTTCGTGAGGAGATGATGTTTAGAGTCATGTTTCATACTGCATTTGTACGGTCAAATATATTGATGCTGAGCCGTGATGAAATTGATATTCTGTGGGATGCAAAGGATCAGTTCCCTAAGGACTTCAGATTTGAG GTGCTTTTTTTGGATGCTGATGCTGTTATACCTAATCTAACCACATTCAATGCGAGTGAATATGCAAATGACACTGAATGTGCTTCACCTGAGGCTGAGGAATTCTATGAAGCGGAAGAGATCTTCAGCAATATAATTGATGCTCAAGAAGGTAAGGGGGATTACGATTCTCCAATGGTTCTTGATGATGGAAGTCATAAAGAGCTCTGGAAAGAGTATTCAGATCCTCATACTTTTCAGGATTTCATGTTAGATGATGGGATTCACCAACAGGTTGATGATGTGAAGTACAAGCTTGACGAGAGGGTGGTTTCAGATACTCATGCTTTGAAAGATATTGGCGTGGATTATGGAGTCACTTTTATGACAAAGGAAGTCAGTGTGGATGCGCATGATGAGTTGTCAGGTATGCAGAACAAGTGTGATGAAGATaacaatgaaaagaaacaaCTTCCTTCAAGCTCAAAGCCAGTGGGAGATACAGTTGTACCAAAGCAAAAAACTAAAGAACAAGAACCACATGGTTTTCAGGCAAAACAAGCAAAACCCAATGCAACAACTAGGTGGATTCCTTCTAATAAGGGTTCTTATCAAGATTCAATGCACGTCTCATATCCACCATCAAGAAATAATAATTCACCAGCTAACCTTTCAAATGTTACCTCAGCAAAGGAGAAGATTACTGATGCCAAAGGAAAATCTATTTCTGGTTCTTATGTCTCTGAAGTAATTGTTTCTATGGACATGAGAAATGACCTGAAAAGCTGTATAGGGgataattcaaaatcttcagACAGCATAGCTGAAATAGACTCAAACTCTCCACTACCATCATTACTGTCAGTCAAAGAGACATCTCTTCAATCAGCTACTCAAACACCACAACAGAGCTACAATCAAATGTTACAACTTCATCCtccacctcctcctccacctcCATTTTTTGGGCAGAATAGAGGGAGCTTCATAACTCCTACCCAATGGACATCTGTTTATTCATCCATTGCCATTGTTGGACAAAATAATGGTGCTTTAGCTCCTCCTCCCTCAGCTCCTTCCATTGCAAGTGGTGCAATTACATCAAAAGTTTCTGAATTAATTGATGCAGTTTCCGTTCCCCATCCTCCACCAtcactaccaccaccaccacctcctcctcctcctatgTTGTCTACAATTGGAGCTCCACTGCCTCCTTCCTCATTACCTCCAACATCATTTAAAGCTCCACCGCCACATCCACCTTCACCTCCTTTAAGTAAATCTACACCACTGCCTTCTCCTCCTTTAAGTActgctccaccaccaccacctcttcCTGCATCAAGTGGAGCCCCACCTCCACCGCCACCTCCTTCATTGTCTAGAGCCCCACCTCCCCCGCCTCCACCAACTCATAGACCACCACCTTCAATGCATGGAGGCACacctcctccaccacctccaAGTGGTCGAGGCCCACCTCCTACTGGATATCGGGCCCCTGCCGCTCctgctccttttggacctctaGGTGGGGCTCCTTCTCCGTCGCCACTTGGAACTGATCCAAGAGGGAGAGGGCGTGGACTTACACGTCCTACGGGAGCTGGTGCTATGGCAGCTCGGCGGTCCTCCTTAAAGCCTCTGCATTGGAGTAAGGTAACAAGGGCATTGCAAGGAAGTTTATGGGATGAATTACAAAGACGTGGAGACCCTCAAAT AACACAAGAGTTTGACGTTTCAGAGATAGAAAAGCTTTTTTCTGCAAATGTTCCAAAACCTGCTGATTCAGATGGTAAATCTGGTGGGCGACGTAAATCTGTTGGATCCAAAACTGACAAAATCCACTTG ATTGACCTAAGGAGGGCCAATAATACTGAAATTATGCTCACAAAGGTTAAGATGCCACTTCCTGATATTATG GCTGCAGTACTGGCTATGGATGATTCAGTGTTAGATGTTGATCAGGTGGAAAATCTCATTAAATTTTGTCCTACCAAAGAGGAAATAGAGCTTTTAAAG GGATACACCGGTGATAAGGAGAATTTGGGGAAGTGTGAAAAG TATTTTTTGGAGGTGATGAAAGTGCCAAGAGTGGAGTCAAAATTCAGAGTTTTCTCTTTCAAGATTCAGTTTAGGACTCAG ATTACAGAGTTTAAGAAGAGCTTAAACACAGTGAACTCTGCCTGTGAAGAG GTCCGAAACTCATTCAAACTGAAGGAGATTATGAAGAAAATTCTTTATTTGGGTAATACATTGAATCAAGGAACAGCAAGGG GATCTGCTGTTGGATTCAAGTTAGATAGTCTTCTAAAACTAACTGAAACTCGTGCTTCAAACAGTAAAATGACACTCATGCATTTTCTTTGCAAG GTCTTAGCTGAAAGGTTTCCCGGACTCCTTGATTTTCACCATGACCTTGTTAGCCTGGAAGCAGCCACTAAG ATACAATTGAAATCATTAGCAGAAGAAATGCAGGCAATCATCAGGGGATTAGAAAAGGTTAAACAGGAGCTTGCTGCATCTAAAAATGATGGCCCTGTGTCTGACATTTTTCGTAAG ACATTGAAGGAATTCATTGCTGTTGCAGAGTCGGAGGTGGTATCTGTAACAAACTTATATTCTGTGGTG GGTAGAAATGCAGATGCACTTGCCCTATATTTTGGTGAGGATCCTGCCCGTTGTCCTTTTGAGCAAG TTACTGTAACCCTCTTAAATTTTACAAGGTTGTTTCTGAAAGCACATGAAGAGAATTCCAAACAAGCAGAgttagagaaaaagaaagcgGAGAAAGAGGCTGAAATGGAGAAGGCTAAAGGCATTAACTTGATAAGGAAGAGTGGAAAATATGAAGGAGAAGAAAGCGGAGAAAGAGGTTGA
- the LOC114416574 gene encoding formin-like protein 20 isoform X1, translated as MALFRRFFYWKPPDHLLEISDRLYVFDCCFSKNVLEEEEYKAYIGGIVAQLQDHYPDASFMVLNFRQGDKRSRISDIMSQYEMTVMEYPQKYESCPLLPLEMIHHFLRSSESWLSLEGQQNVLLMHCERGGWPVLAFMLAGLLLYRKQYSGEHKTLEMVYKQAPRELLHLLSPLNSQPSHLRYLQYISRRHLGSMWPPPDTPLYLDCLILRVLPLFDGGKGCRPVVRVYGPDPSKPANRGSKLLFSTSRTQNLVRHYQQEECMLVKIDIHCRVQGDVVLECIHLSEDLVREEMMFRVMFHTAFVRSNILMLSRDEIDILWDAKDQFPKDFRFEVLFLDADAVIPNLTTFNASEYANDTECASPEAEEFYEAEEIFSNIIDAQEGKGDYDSPMVLDDGSHKELWKEYSDPHTFQDFMLDDGIHQQVDDVKYKLDERVVSDTHALKDIGVDYGVTFMTKEVSVDAHDELSGMQNKCDEDNNEKKQLPSSSKPVGDTVVPKQKTKEQEPHGFQAKQAKPNATTRWIPSNKGSYQDSMHVSYPPSRNNNSPANLSNVTSAKEKITDAKGKSISGSYVSEVIVSMDMRNDLKSCIGDNSKSSDSIAEIDSNSPLPSLLSVKETSLQSATQTPQQSYNQMLQLHPPPPPPPPFFGQNRGSFITPTQWTSVYSSIAIVGQNNGALAPPPSAPSIASGAITSKVSELIDAVSVPHPPPSLPPPPPPPPPMLSTIGAPLPPSSLPPTSFKAPPPHPPSPPLSKSTPLPSPPLSTAPPPPPLPASSGAPPPPPPPSLSRAPPPPPPPTHRPPPSMHGGTPPPPPPSGRGPPPTGYRAPAAPAPFGPLGGAPSPSPLGTDPRGRGRGLTRPTGAGAMAARRSSLKPLHWSKVTRALQGSLWDELQRRGDPQITQEFDVSEIEKLFSANVPKPADSDGKSGGRRKSVGSKTDKIHLIDLRRANNTEIMLTKVKMPLPDIMAAVLAMDDSVLDVDQVENLIKFCPTKEEIELLKGYTGDKENLGKCEKYFLEVMKVPRVESKFRVFSFKIQFRTQITEFKKSLNTVNSACEEVRNSFKLKEIMKKILYLGNTLNQGTARGSAVGFKLDSLLKLTETRASNSKMTLMHFLCKVLAERFPGLLDFHHDLVSLEAATKIQLKSLAEEMQAIIRGLEKVKQELAASKNDGPVSDIFRKTLKEFIAVAESEVVSVTNLYSVVGRNADALALYFGEDPARCPFEQVTVTLLNFTRLFLKAHEENSKQAELEKKKAEKEAEMEKAKGINLIRKSGKYEGEESGERG; from the exons ATGGCTCTCTTCCGAAGGTTCTTTTACTGGAAACCGCCGGATCACCTCCTCGAGATCTCCGATAGACTCTATG TTTTTGATTGCTGCTTCTCCAAGAATGTGTTGGAGGAAGAGGAGTACAAGGCTTATATTGGGGGCATTGTGGCTCAACTACAGGATCACTATCCGGATGCTTCTTTCATGGTGCTCAATTTCAGACAAGGAGATAAGCGCAGTCGAATTTCAGACATTATGTCTCAGTATGAGATGACAGTTATGGAGTACCCTCAGAAATACGAGAGTTGTCCACTTCTTCCTTTAGAGATGATTCACCATTTCCTTCGGTCAAGCGAGAGCTGGCTGTCTCTGGAGGGGCAACAAAATGTGCTTTTGATGCACTGTGAAAGGGGTGGTTGGCCTGTGCTCGCATTTATGCTAGCTGGTCTTCTATTGTACAGGAAACAGTACAGTGGGGAGCACAAGACTCTTGAAATGGTGTACAAGCAAGCACCTAGAGAACTTCTCCACCTTTTATCTCCTTTAAATTCGCAACCTTCTCATTTGAGATATCTTCAGTACATTTCCAGGAGGCATTTGGGTTCTATGTGGCCTCCTCCAGATACACCCTTATATTTGGATTGCCTCATTCTTAGAGTCCTTCCATTGTTTGATGGTGGAAAAGGTTGCAGGCCAGTTGTGCGTGTCTATGGTCCAGACCCTTCAAAACCTGCCAACAGAGGTTCTAAGCTTCTTTTCTCGACCTCAAGGACCCAAAATCTTGTTCGCCACTACCAGCAG GAAGAATGTATGCTTGTGAAAATTGACATCCATTGTCGTGTTCAAGGAGATGTGGTTCTTGAGTGCATACATTTAAGTGAAGATCTTGTTCGTGAGGAGATGATGTTTAGAGTCATGTTTCATACTGCATTTGTACGGTCAAATATATTGATGCTGAGCCGTGATGAAATTGATATTCTGTGGGATGCAAAGGATCAGTTCCCTAAGGACTTCAGATTTGAG GTGCTTTTTTTGGATGCTGATGCTGTTATACCTAATCTAACCACATTCAATGCGAGTGAATATGCAAATGACACTGAATGTGCTTCACCTGAGGCTGAGGAATTCTATGAAGCGGAAGAGATCTTCAGCAATATAATTGATGCTCAAGAAGGTAAGGGGGATTACGATTCTCCAATGGTTCTTGATGATGGAAGTCATAAAGAGCTCTGGAAAGAGTATTCAGATCCTCATACTTTTCAGGATTTCATGTTAGATGATGGGATTCACCAACAGGTTGATGATGTGAAGTACAAGCTTGACGAGAGGGTGGTTTCAGATACTCATGCTTTGAAAGATATTGGCGTGGATTATGGAGTCACTTTTATGACAAAGGAAGTCAGTGTGGATGCGCATGATGAGTTGTCAGGTATGCAGAACAAGTGTGATGAAGATaacaatgaaaagaaacaaCTTCCTTCAAGCTCAAAGCCAGTGGGAGATACAGTTGTACCAAAGCAAAAAACTAAAGAACAAGAACCACATGGTTTTCAGGCAAAACAAGCAAAACCCAATGCAACAACTAGGTGGATTCCTTCTAATAAGGGTTCTTATCAAGATTCAATGCACGTCTCATATCCACCATCAAGAAATAATAATTCACCAGCTAACCTTTCAAATGTTACCTCAGCAAAGGAGAAGATTACTGATGCCAAAGGAAAATCTATTTCTGGTTCTTATGTCTCTGAAGTAATTGTTTCTATGGACATGAGAAATGACCTGAAAAGCTGTATAGGGgataattcaaaatcttcagACAGCATAGCTGAAATAGACTCAAACTCTCCACTACCATCATTACTGTCAGTCAAAGAGACATCTCTTCAATCAGCTACTCAAACACCACAACAGAGCTACAATCAAATGTTACAACTTCATCCtccacctcctcctccacctcCATTTTTTGGGCAGAATAGAGGGAGCTTCATAACTCCTACCCAATGGACATCTGTTTATTCATCCATTGCCATTGTTGGACAAAATAATGGTGCTTTAGCTCCTCCTCCCTCAGCTCCTTCCATTGCAAGTGGTGCAATTACATCAAAAGTTTCTGAATTAATTGATGCAGTTTCCGTTCCCCATCCTCCACCAtcactaccaccaccaccacctcctcctcctcctatgTTGTCTACAATTGGAGCTCCACTGCCTCCTTCCTCATTACCTCCAACATCATTTAAAGCTCCACCGCCACATCCACCTTCACCTCCTTTAAGTAAATCTACACCACTGCCTTCTCCTCCTTTAAGTActgctccaccaccaccacctcttcCTGCATCAAGTGGAGCCCCACCTCCACCGCCACCTCCTTCATTGTCTAGAGCCCCACCTCCCCCGCCTCCACCAACTCATAGACCACCACCTTCAATGCATGGAGGCACacctcctccaccacctccaAGTGGTCGAGGCCCACCTCCTACTGGATATCGGGCCCCTGCCGCTCctgctccttttggacctctaGGTGGGGCTCCTTCTCCGTCGCCACTTGGAACTGATCCAAGAGGGAGAGGGCGTGGACTTACACGTCCTACGGGAGCTGGTGCTATGGCAGCTCGGCGGTCCTCCTTAAAGCCTCTGCATTGGAGTAAGGTAACAAGGGCATTGCAAGGAAGTTTATGGGATGAATTACAAAGACGTGGAGACCCTCAAAT AACACAAGAGTTTGACGTTTCAGAGATAGAAAAGCTTTTTTCTGCAAATGTTCCAAAACCTGCTGATTCAGATGGTAAATCTGGTGGGCGACGTAAATCTGTTGGATCCAAAACTGACAAAATCCACTTG ATTGACCTAAGGAGGGCCAATAATACTGAAATTATGCTCACAAAGGTTAAGATGCCACTTCCTGATATTATG GCTGCAGTACTGGCTATGGATGATTCAGTGTTAGATGTTGATCAGGTGGAAAATCTCATTAAATTTTGTCCTACCAAAGAGGAAATAGAGCTTTTAAAG GGATACACCGGTGATAAGGAGAATTTGGGGAAGTGTGAAAAG TATTTTTTGGAGGTGATGAAAGTGCCAAGAGTGGAGTCAAAATTCAGAGTTTTCTCTTTCAAGATTCAGTTTAGGACTCAG ATTACAGAGTTTAAGAAGAGCTTAAACACAGTGAACTCTGCCTGTGAAGAG GTCCGAAACTCATTCAAACTGAAGGAGATTATGAAGAAAATTCTTTATTTGGGTAATACATTGAATCAAGGAACAGCAAGGG GATCTGCTGTTGGATTCAAGTTAGATAGTCTTCTAAAACTAACTGAAACTCGTGCTTCAAACAGTAAAATGACACTCATGCATTTTCTTTGCAAG GTCTTAGCTGAAAGGTTTCCCGGACTCCTTGATTTTCACCATGACCTTGTTAGCCTGGAAGCAGCCACTAAG ATACAATTGAAATCATTAGCAGAAGAAATGCAGGCAATCATCAGGGGATTAGAAAAGGTTAAACAGGAGCTTGCTGCATCTAAAAATGATGGCCCTGTGTCTGACATTTTTCGTAAG ACATTGAAGGAATTCATTGCTGTTGCAGAGTCGGAGGTGGTATCTGTAACAAACTTATATTCTGTGGTG GGTAGAAATGCAGATGCACTTGCCCTATATTTTGGTGAGGATCCTGCCCGTTGTCCTTTTGAGCAAG TTACTGTAACCCTCTTAAATTTTACAAGGTTGTTTCTGAAAGCACATGAAGAGAATTCCAAACAAGCAGAgttagagaaaaagaaagcgGAGAAAGAGGCTGAAATGGAGAAGGCTAAAGGCATTAACTTGATAAGGAAGAGTGGAAAATATGAAGGAGAAGAAAGCGGAGAAAGAGGTTGA